The proteins below are encoded in one region of Nilaparvata lugens isolate BPH chromosome X, ASM1435652v1, whole genome shotgun sequence:
- the LOC120348925 gene encoding sex-lethal homolog: MAFHDPKRLIINYLPQDFGDKELYGLFSRIGTIESCRVMRDNKINYSYGFGFVTYNSAVDSSSAIQKLNGLELLGKRLKVSYARPSTDEIKDTNLYISNLPKHFTDNDLDFLFGQFGQIVQKNILKDKITGMPRGVAFVRFERKDSAQQALLALDGYLPTGASAKLNVKIAEEHGKKKAIYFAGYQAGAMQSRQAFAGPPLSMQMPPKGPQMNPMALRGSRGGPQSRGSANFVPYPPNMAMPGRMVGGPIVRPDKTARRFNPMPAIW; this comes from the coding sequence TCTACCTCAGGATTTTGGTGACAAGGAACTGTACGGCTTGTTTAGTAGGATTGGGACCATTGAATCATGTAGGGTTATGCGAGATAACAAGATAAATTACAGTTACGGATTTGGATTTGTAACCTACAATAGTGCTGTGGACTCATCGTCAGCAATTCAAAAGTTGAACGGCCTCGAGTTATTGGGTAAGCGACTAAAAGTATCCTATGCCAGACCGTCGACAGACGAAATAAAAGACACAAATCTGTACATTTCAAATCTGCCAAAGCACTTTACCGACAACGATCTGGATTTTTTGTTTGGACAATTTGGCCAAATTGTTCAAAAGAACATTTTGAAGGACAAAATCACAGGTATGCCAAGGGGAGTTGCGTTTGTTCGTTTCGAACGCAAAGACTCGGCCCAACAAGCCTTACTTGCTCTGGATGGATATCTGCCTACTGGTGCTTCGGCCAAGCTGAATGTGAAAATTGCCGAGGAACATGGTAAGAAAAAGGCTATCTACTTTGCTGGCTATCAAGCGGGAGCAATGCAGAGTCGGCAGGCTTTTGCTGGCCCTCCATTGTCAATGCAGATGCCACCAAAAGGCCCGCAAATGAACCCCATGGCATTGAGGGGAAGTCGTGGCGGCCCACAAAGTAGAGGAAGTGCCAACTTTGTGCCGTATCCGCCCAATATGGCGATGCCTGGTCGAATGGTGGGTGGTCCGATTGTTCGTCCGGACAAAACTGCTCGTCGTTTCAACCCAATGCCAGCAATATGGTAA